The DNA window AGGGGTGATGTCGTTGAGGAGTTTTGAGATTTACGAAAAGGCTTCGAAAATTATTCCGAAAGCTGCTCAAACTGGTTTGAGGGCTGAGACGCACTATCCGCATCCCTTCGTTCCGGAAAGGGCTTTCGGCTGTAAAATTGTCGACGTTGATGGAAGAGTTTACACCGACTACCACTTGGCATTCGGTCCGATACTTCTCGGACACAACCACCCCGAAGTAAACGAGGCTGTGAAGGAGCAAATTGAAGAGGGCGTTTTGTTTGGAGCTGGTGTTTGCGAGCTTGAGGTGGAGGTTGCCGAAAAACTTGTTGAGCTGATTCCTTCAGCTGAGATGGTTACCTTTGTTAATTCCGGCACGGAGGCGACGTATCACGCTATAAGGTTGTCGAGGGCTTACACGGAAAGGGAGAAGATAATCAAGTTCGAAGGCTGCTACCACGGCTGGCACGATTACGTGGCTTTCAACGTCAATCCACCCAAGGAGAAAATGGGAAGAATTTATCCTCAATCTAGAGGTATACTGAAGGCTGCTTACGAAACTACGACCGTTTTGCCCTTCAACGACAAGGAAGCTTTTGAAGAGTACATGGCTGAACACGGAGAAGAGGTCGCTGGAGTCATACTCGAGCCGATCCCCCACAGCGTTGGAGCGATAATTCCGAAAAGAGATTTCCTGAAAAGTTTGAGGAAGGAGACGAAAAGCTATGGATCTGTCTTAATCTTCGATGAGATAATAACAGCATTCAGACACAACATCCACGGAGTTCAAGAGGAATTCGGAGTAATTCCGGATTTAACCACGATAGGAAAATCTATGGGAAACGGCTATCCAGTAGCGGCGATAGTGGGGAAAGAGGAGATAATGTCGCTGGTGCATAACGGAGTTCTCGTTTCCGGAACTTACAGCGGTCATCCAGCGTCACTTGCGGCTGTGAAAAAGACAATAGAAGTTCTCGAAAGGGAGAAAGTTGTAGAATACATTTCCAAGCTTGGAGAGGAATATAGAAAAGCGATTAAAGATGTTATAGAGGATACGGAAACAAAAGCGAGAGTCGTTGGTTACAAATCAATCTTCGCAATTCAGTTTGCCGAAGGAGAAGTCGTGGACTACTCTTCAGTCGTAGATGTCGACAGAGAGAAGTTCAAAGCTTTTGCGGCGGAGATGAGAAAAAGAGGTATCTTTTTCACGCCGAATCCTCTCAAAAGGTGTCATCTCTCAGCCAAACATAGCGAAAAAGAGTTGGAGGAGTTCGTGTCTTCAGCTTTCGAAGTTTTGAGGCGAATTGATGCGTAGCTCTTTCTTAGTTACGTTTTTTAAACCTTCTTCAAAATTTTAGGGAGATGGAGATAGCCATTCCCTCCTCAATCCTCGAGAACGAAAGCGATGATAAGATAAAGACGTTTAAAGTGGGAATAATCGGGAGGGCTGCAGCCATTTTCAGAGTCGAGAAGATATACATCTACAAAGATCCGAGTAGAGACGATTCGAATTTCATCTCCGAAATTTTAAGATATATGGAGACTCCGCAGTATCTGAGGAAGTATCTTTTCCCGAGAAGCGAGAAGCTGAGATATGCTGGAGTTTTACAGCCCCTCCAGATTCCTTCCCATAAGCCGAAACATTTAAAAGTCGGTGAAATCAGAGAGGGGGTAATCGTCAAAGTTGCTGACGGCACCGCGTGGGCTGATATAGGAATGAAAGCCCTGGCCCTCTTTCGAGGAAAGGCTCGAAAGGGGGCCCGCGTGACCGTCAGGGTCTGTTCGACGAATCCGTTGGTAGTAGAAGAGGCGAAGCCCGAGGAGTATTGGGGCTTCAAGGTGGAGAAGTGCAGCTTGAAAAAGCTGCTGAAAAGGGAAGATGCGGTAGTAACTTCCAAGCTCGGATACCATCCGAGTGTGGATGAGATAAAAAAAGTGAATCTGCTCATATTTGGAAGTCCGAGTAAAGAGGTAAAGGAGATTGCGGACATACTGGGATTAGAATTCGAAGCTAAGATGTGGAACTTGATTCCGAAGCAAGGAGTGAGAAGTGTGAGGGTAGAGGAGGCTGTGATTAGCTGTCTTTCCGTAATCAATTTCATTAGGGAGGTGTATTGATGAAGTACCACAGACCGAGAAGGGGTTCCCTCGGATTCTCTCCGAGAAAGAGAGCGAGTAGTATAATCCCGAGAATTAGAAGCTGGCCAGACTGCGATGAACCAAGACTTCTTGGATTTGCCGGCTACAAAGCGGGAATGACCCACGTAATAATGATAGACGACAGAAAGAATTCGCCGACCTATGGAGAAGAGATAATGGTTCCGGTAACAGTTCTCGAAACTCCTCCGATGAAGGTGATGGGGATAAGAGTTTACAGAAAAACCGTCTACGGACTGCAAATAGCTGGGGAAGTCTGGACTGACGAAGTCGACAGCTATCTCTCAAGAAGACTTCAGATTCCGAAGAAGAAAGGAGATGTTGACAAGCTGAAAGAGATTGATGATATTGCGGAGGTTAGAGTTATTACCTACACTCAACCCTACTTGATAACCGGAGTTCCGAAGAAGGTGCCGGACGTTATGGAACAGAAAGTAGGAGGGGACGTTGAAGCTGCTTTAAATTACGCTATAGAAAAGTTAGGAAAGGAGGTCAGGGTTAACGAGGTCTTTAAAGAGGGGGCGTTTATCGACGTTTTAAGCATAACCAAAGGAAAGGGGTTCCAAGGACCGGTGAAAAGGTGGGGAGTAATTACGCTCGACGCAAAGCATGCGAGAAGCAGCAAACACAGAAGGGTCGGAACTCTCGGTCCGTGGCATCCCCATAGAGTGAGGTGGACTGTTCCTCAAGCAGGTCAGATGGGGTTCCACCAGAGAACGGAATACAACAAGAGAATTCTGAAGATAGGGACGAACGGAGAGGACATAAATCCGGAAGGCGGATTTCTGCACTACGGTTTGGTAAGATCCGACTATGTCCTCGTTTCCGGTAGCGTTCCGGGGAGCGTGAAGAGGCTCGTTAGGATGAGAGACGCTATAAGACCTCCTCAGGCTGTGTATGAGGGAGTGAACATTCTGTATATTAGCAGAGCTTCGAAGCAGGGTAGGTGATCGTGATGAAAGCTAAGGTTTACAGCTTAACCGGAGAAGTTGTAGAAGAGATCGAGCTGCCAGCTGCGTTTAACGAGGAGTTTAGACCGGATATAATAAGAAAAGCCGTTCACGCTATTCAAAGTCACAGAAGACAGCCTTACGGACCGAATCCTTTAGCCGGAACCGATTACGCCTGGGAAAACTGGGGACCCGGCTACGGATACGCGAGAGTGCCGAGGTGGAAGCTCGGAAGGAGGGCTGTGGTAGTTCCTCAGGCTGTTGGAGGAAGGAGAGCTCATCCTCCGAAAGTTCAGAAGAAGTGGGCTGAAAAGATAAATAAGAAAGAGATGAGAAAAGCTTTGAGATCGGCTTTGGCAGCCACGATAAATGAAGAGATTGTTAGAGCGAGAAACCACGTTTTTGAAGGAGAACTGCCCAAGATAGTTGTGGACGATTTTGAAAACTTGAAGAAGACGAAAGAGATTATAGAAGTTTTCAAAGCCATTGGCGTTTACGCCGATGTCGAGAGGGCTAAGGAAAGGAAGAGGTACAGAGCCGGAAAAGGTAAGATGAGGGGGAGGAGGTTCAAAACGAAGAAGAGCGTTCTCGTCGTTGTAAGCAAGGTTTGCGACGCTATGAAGGCTGCTAAAAACCTTGCTGGAGTCGATGTCGTTCTCGCTAAAGATCTTAACGTGGAGCTTTTAGCTCCCGGTGGACATGCTGGTAGACTGACAGTTTATACTAAATCCGCCATAGCCCAGCTGGGGGAGAGATTATGAGGAAGATTAAGTGCTTTCTGATAACCGAAAAAAGCGTCTCGCTCCTTGAGAAAAACATAGTTACAGCCATAGTGGACATAAGGGCGAACAAAAAGGAGATAAAGAAGGATTTTGAGAAGCTCTTCGGAGTTGAAGTGGAAAGAGTGAACACACTAATAACTCCCAAGGGTGAGAAGAAAGCTTACATCAAGTTGAAGCCGGAATACTCGGCTGAGGAGTTGCTATCTAAGTTGGGTGTGTTCTGAGGTGGTGTAAATGGGTAAGAGAATTATTTCCCAAAACCGTGGAAGAGGAACGCCGACTTACACAGCTCCCTCTCACAAGTATAAGGCTGAAGCCAAGCACATTCCTTTTAAAGACGAGGTTGTTAGGGCGGAGGTTATTGACATCGTTCACGATCCCGCAAGAAACGGTCCTCTGGCTTTGGTAAGATTTGAGGACGGAAGCAAAGGATACGTTCTGGCTGTAGAGGGAATTGGCACCGGCGATATAATAGAAGCTGGAGAAAATGTTGAGATAAAGCCCGGAAATATAACGTATCTTAAGAACATCCCCGAAGGTGTGCCGATTTGCAACATAGAAAACATTCCCTTCGACGGAGGAAGATTTGCGAGAGCAAGCGGGACTTTTGGATTTGTTGTCGCTCACGAGGAAGACAGAGTTCTCGTTCAGCTTCCCTCGGGAAAGATGAAGTGGCTCGATCCTAAGTGTAGGGCAATGATTGGAGTTGTAGCTGGAGGAGGAAGAACGGATAAGCCTTTCGTAAAAGCTGGAAAGAAATACCACAAGATGAAGAGTAAGGCGGCCAAGTGGCCTCGCGTTAGAGGAGTTGCGATGAACGCAGTTGACCATCCTTTCGGTGGGGGTAAGCACCAGCACGTTGGTAGACCTAAAACTGTTAGTAGAAACGCTCCTCCGGGTAGGAAGGTAGGTAGTATAGCTGCGAGAAGAACGGGGGTGAGGAAGTAATGGCGTTAAAGAGTAAGGTTGTTAGACCGAGAGAATTCAGGTATCGCGGTTACACTCTCGAAGAACTTCAGAAAATGACCCTTGAGCAAATAGCCGAGTTGCTTCCGGCAAGGGAGAGAAGAAAGCTAAAGAGGGGTTTAACCGAGCAGGAGGAAAAACTTCTCAAAAAATTGAGGAAGAAGGGAGATGCGAGAACCCACTGCAGGGACATGGTGATTTTGCCGGAAATGGTTGGAAAAGTCGTTTACGTGCACAACGGAAAGGAGTTCGTCAGGGTCGAGATAAAGCCGGAAATGATCGGTCACAGACTTGGCGAATTTG is part of the Ferroglobus placidus DSM 10642 genome and encodes:
- the rpl4p gene encoding 50S ribosomal protein L4; protein product: MKAKVYSLTGEVVEEIELPAAFNEEFRPDIIRKAVHAIQSHRRQPYGPNPLAGTDYAWENWGPGYGYARVPRWKLGRRAVVVPQAVGGRRAHPPKVQKKWAEKINKKEMRKALRSALAATINEEIVRARNHVFEGELPKIVVDDFENLKKTKEIIEVFKAIGVYADVERAKERKRYRAGKGKMRGRRFKTKKSVLVVVSKVCDAMKAAKNLAGVDVVLAKDLNVELLAPGGHAGRLTVYTKSAIAQLGERL
- the rpsS gene encoding 30S ribosomal protein S19 yields the protein MALKSKVVRPREFRYRGYTLEELQKMTLEQIAELLPARERRKLKRGLTEQEEKLLKKLRKKGDARTHCRDMVILPEMVGKVVYVHNGKEFVRVEIKPEMIGHRLGEFAQTRKFEKHSGPGVGATRSSKYVPLK
- a CDS encoding 50S ribosomal protein L23, with amino-acid sequence MRKIKCFLITEKSVSLLEKNIVTAIVDIRANKKEIKKDFEKLFGVEVERVNTLITPKGEKKAYIKLKPEYSAEELLSKLGVF
- a CDS encoding 50S ribosomal protein L3, which codes for MKYHRPRRGSLGFSPRKRASSIIPRIRSWPDCDEPRLLGFAGYKAGMTHVIMIDDRKNSPTYGEEIMVPVTVLETPPMKVMGIRVYRKTVYGLQIAGEVWTDEVDSYLSRRLQIPKKKGDVDKLKEIDDIAEVRVITYTQPYLITGVPKKVPDVMEQKVGGDVEAALNYAIEKLGKEVRVNEVFKEGAFIDVLSITKGKGFQGPVKRWGVITLDAKHARSSKHRRVGTLGPWHPHRVRWTVPQAGQMGFHQRTEYNKRILKIGTNGEDINPEGGFLHYGLVRSDYVLVSGSVPGSVKRLVRMRDAIRPPQAVYEGVNILYISRASKQGR
- a CDS encoding putative RNA uridine N3 methyltransferase — translated: MEIAIPSSILENESDDKIKTFKVGIIGRAAAIFRVEKIYIYKDPSRDDSNFISEILRYMETPQYLRKYLFPRSEKLRYAGVLQPLQIPSHKPKHLKVGEIREGVIVKVADGTAWADIGMKALALFRGKARKGARVTVRVCSTNPLVVEEAKPEEYWGFKVEKCSLKKLLKREDAVVTSKLGYHPSVDEIKKVNLLIFGSPSKEVKEIADILGLEFEAKMWNLIPKQGVRSVRVEEAVISCLSVINFIREVY
- a CDS encoding 50S ribosomal protein L2, with protein sequence MGKRIISQNRGRGTPTYTAPSHKYKAEAKHIPFKDEVVRAEVIDIVHDPARNGPLALVRFEDGSKGYVLAVEGIGTGDIIEAGENVEIKPGNITYLKNIPEGVPICNIENIPFDGGRFARASGTFGFVVAHEEDRVLVQLPSGKMKWLDPKCRAMIGVVAGGGRTDKPFVKAGKKYHKMKSKAAKWPRVRGVAMNAVDHPFGGGKHQHVGRPKTVSRNAPPGRKVGSIAARRTGVRK
- a CDS encoding aspartate aminotransferase family protein, coding for MSLRSFEIYEKASKIIPKAAQTGLRAETHYPHPFVPERAFGCKIVDVDGRVYTDYHLAFGPILLGHNHPEVNEAVKEQIEEGVLFGAGVCELEVEVAEKLVELIPSAEMVTFVNSGTEATYHAIRLSRAYTEREKIIKFEGCYHGWHDYVAFNVNPPKEKMGRIYPQSRGILKAAYETTTVLPFNDKEAFEEYMAEHGEEVAGVILEPIPHSVGAIIPKRDFLKSLRKETKSYGSVLIFDEIITAFRHNIHGVQEEFGVIPDLTTIGKSMGNGYPVAAIVGKEEIMSLVHNGVLVSGTYSGHPASLAAVKKTIEVLEREKVVEYISKLGEEYRKAIKDVIEDTETKARVVGYKSIFAIQFAEGEVVDYSSVVDVDREKFKAFAAEMRKRGIFFTPNPLKRCHLSAKHSEKELEEFVSSAFEVLRRIDA